CCCGTTCTGCATCTGCACCCCGATGATATTTGGTTTTCGGAAAAAGATTTAGGAAGCGTTTTTAAAAAATACATACTCAACAGATAAAATTATGACAGAATTAGCCATACCCAACGACAGAGCAAGATGGTCGTTTTCCGATATATGGGAGAAACACGGAGCGGCAATTATAACAGCATTATGTTTGCTGTTCATTCTATTGGCTTGGTGGGCGGGCAAGCAAAATATGCCTACTGCTGAAATTATCCTCTTTATACTGGCTTACGTTGTTGGTGGTCATCAGAAAGCCATAGAGGGATTGACAACACTTTTTAAAGAAAAAGATTTGGATGTGGATCTCCTGATGGTTGTGGCAGCAATCGGTGCAGCATCCATCGGCTATTGGATGGACGGGGCGATACTGATATTCATTTTTTCACTAAGCGGTACATTGGAAGATTACACAATGGAAAAAACGAACAGGGATATCAGGTCTATTATGAAACTTCGTCCGGAAGAAGCTGTTTTACTCGAAAATGGCGTTGAAAGAAAAATAAAGGTAGAAGCACTTAAAAAGGGGGATGTTATCCTGGTTCGGCCAGGTGATCGTATTTCTGCTGACGGCATCATTACCGGGGGATATTCTGCCATCAATGAAGCGTCCATTACCGGAGAAGGCATTCCGGCAGATAAGAAAAAAGGGGATGAAGTTTATTCTGGAACGATCAACGGGCAGGGTGCATTGGAAATAGAAGTAACCAAACCGTCAGAAGAAACCGTTCTCTCCAAGATCATTCATCTGGTACAGGAAGCAAAAAATGAAAAGCCGCCCAGTCAGCTATTCGTTGAACGCTTTGAAAGCATCTATGCAAAAGTTGTGGTATTGGTCGCTATTTTATTGATGGTGCTCCCTCCGTATTTATTTAACTGGACCTGGAGCGATACGATATATAGGGCAATGATTTTTCTTGTAGTGGCTTCACCCTGTGCGCTCGTGTCGTCTATTATGCCCGCAATTCTTTCCGGTATATCCAATGCTGCACGAAAAGGGGTGCTATTTAAAGGAGGTGTTCATCTTGAAAACATTGGAGGCGTTAAAGTAGTTGCCTTTGATAAAACAGGAACCTTAACCTACGGCAAACCTAAAGTGATAGATATTGTACCTTTTTCGGGAATGAGCACGGATGATTTGCTGCAAATTACCGCTTCAGTAGAAACGCTGTCCGAACACCCCATAGCAAAGGCCATTGTTCGTGAAGCGAAGGATAAGAAACTGGATCTTTCCAAACCAAAGGAACTGCAAGCCATTCATGGTCTGGGTGTTCATGGTATTTTAAATGGTAAAGAATATAAAATCGGTAAAAGGGATCTTCTTAAAGATATAAATATTACTGATGAAGATCAGAAAAGAGCCACCGGTATAGAAGAGCAAGGCAGAACCGTGATTTTTGTTGCTGCCGACGGTCATGCCATAGGTCTGATCTCCGTGGAAGATACGATTCGCCCACAGGCAAGAAAAGTCATTGAAGAATTAAAATCAAAAGGTATTAAAACCGTCCTATTAACCGGTGATACCCAAATAACCGGCAAAGCGATAGGTAAACAGGCCGGCATCAATTTAGTGTATTCAGAACTATTGCCCGATCAAAAGGTGGACGCTGTTAAGAAGCTGGGAGAAAAATACGGCAAGGTGGCAATGGTAGGCGATGGTGTCAATGATGCGCCCGCTTTGGCTACTGCATCGGTCGGTATTGCAATGGGAAGCGGAGGAACGGATGTTGCAATGGAAACCGCAGACATTATCCTGATGGCTGATAATATCGAAAATATTCCATTTGCGATTAATCTTGGTCGCAGGGCCAGCAGTGTTATCAAGCAAAATATCGTGTTCGCCATAGCAGTGGCATTAACACTCATTACGCTCAATTTTATAGGTGAGGGTAAAATAAGCCTGCCTGAAGGAGTTGTTGGTCATGAAGGCAGTACAGTGCTGGTTATTTTAAGTGGATTAAGATTATTGAGATAATGCAGGAGCGATATAATATTGAAGAGTTCAATGAAATTCTCCTGCACCGCAGGAGCATATACCCCTATCAGTATGCAAAGGGCAAAGTCATTCCCGATGCCATCATTTGGCAAATTCTCGAAAATGCAAACAGAGCGCCCAATCATAAGCAAACAGAGCCGTGGCGATTTTGCGTTTTTTCGGGCGGGGGCCTGAAATATTTTGGGCAATTACAGGCTGGTATTTACAGGGAATTTGCAGCAGACAGTTACCAACAGGACAGGTATAAAAAACTTATTGAATATCCGTTAATGTCTTCCCACGTTATCTCTATCGGGATGAAGCGGAGCGGGGCGGATAAACTGCCCGAAATTGAAGAAGTAGAAGCCGTAGCCTGTGCTGTCCAGAATATGTTCCTAACTGTTACCGCTTACGGTTTGGGATGTTATTGGACAACGGCAGGTATCACGTACTTTGAAGAGGCAAAATCCCATTTCGGGTTAGAAAGAGCGGATAAGCTTTTGGGCTTTTTGTATATTGGTTATGTTGAAAAACCGGTGACTGCCATCTCAAAACGGAAGCCGATCGGCAGTAAGGTAAATTGGATTGATAATATAGAAGGAATTAAACCGCCCGACTGACGTAAAGGAAGAATGCGATGCACTTTTAAGCGTCTATTTTTCAATTTATTACCCTTTATTGTCTATCCCGAACCTTTTTTATATATTTGCGAGGATGTTGCGTAAGAACTTAGCCATAGTGTTTTTTGTTATTGCCCAGGTAGTATTACTTGGACACGGCGTTATTTCGCATCATCATCACGAAAAATTCACGGCACACAGCCATAGTCATCAGTCCCACGATACGCACGAAGGCTGCGTGGATTTGGGAAACTTATTTTCCCATATTCAACATACAGGAGAGCAGATAACATTCACTAATGACAGAACAGATGTATCGGTGGCAAAGGAATTGTCCCAACCGTTTAATGCTGTCATTTTTGATTATCGATACCCCATTGAATATATCGTTGCTTATCAGCAGCATACCTTTCCACCGGATAGGAACATAATTCACCAATCACCGCACTATAGCGCCTACTCCCTCCGAGGTCCTCCCTCTTTCATCGTTGCTTAACTTTCACCCTCTGAAAGTTAGAATTTGATTTATGCCCTTCATATCAGGGCAAATAGCTTCTTTTTACAATCAATCTTTAAAAAACGATGAGAAAATCATTCATAATAGCGGCATTCGCTGCCTTTGCTTTTACAGCTTGCAATAACAACGAAAAATCTTCGTCTGACAACAACTCCAATTCTGAACAATCTCCAGCCACTCCTGCGGTTAACCAGGATAGTATTGATAAGGCTCATGGACATTCCCATGACCCGGCAGGTAATCATGCACCAGCGGTGAATCAGGACAGTGTGGGTAAGGCTGCACCTGCTGCAAATCAGGACAGTGTTGACAAAGCTCACGGGCATAAGCATTAATTAATCCCCGGCACATTCTTCTACCACTTATATTTTAGCGTTCTATCGCTATAATATGCCTGTGCGTATTCCTATAAGTAATCCGAAGTTTGTGCCGATTAAATTCAATGTTCTAAATGAGATATATAAAAATAGTTTTATCAATAACCTTGTTATTATTGATAACAGGATCGGTGTATGCCCACGGAGTTGACGGGGATACCCAGGCATTCCTGAGCGGAAATTCGGGAGTAGCTTTTGTGCCGTTTCTTTATATCGGGGCAAAGCACATGCTTACCGGCTATGATCACCTGCTGTTTTTGGTAGGTGTCATCTTTTTCCTGTACCGGCCAAAAGAAGTATTGCTTTATGTGAGTTTTTTCACCATTGGACACAGTATAACCCTTTTGCTGGGAGTGCTGGCAGACATGGCCATCAACGCTTACCTGATTGATGCGATCATTGCATTGTCCATCGTGTATAAAGGCTTCGACAATTTGGGCGGTTTCCAACGCTTTTTGGGCTATCAGCCCAATACCAAAGCAGCGGTTCTGATCTTCGGTCTTTTCCACGGTTTCGGGTTAGCCAGTAAATTACAGGAATTAAATTTTGACAGGACAGGACTTCTGACAAACCTCATCGGCTTTAATATCGGCGTGGAAATAGGTCAGTTTATAGCCTTAGCCCTTGTGCTTTTTATCATCACCAATTGGAGGCGGTCACCAAGTTTCATGAAGTTTTCTACCCTCACCAATACCCTGCTTATGGCAGCAGGTTTTCTATTGTTCGGCTACCAGTTGGTCGGTTATTTTAACTCTTAAAAAAAATCAAAATGGCAGAAATAACGCATCAAATATTAGATAAAAGATCCATAGTCAAGCAGGTAGTTATTGCTTTGGTTGTTGGAGCGGTACTCCTGGTAAGTGCCGTACTTCCGGCAGAATATGGGATAGATCCTTTGGGTATTGGCAAGGCAACAGGATTTAGCAAGTTGTATGTTGGCGATGCTGGTACGGAGACATTGGCTTCGGGACCGCATAAAGTATTGCAACTTGAGAACGTTGGCTCCGGTGCAGATGTACCCAAACCTGCGGCGGCGGATAACCCGGCTCCTGCTACACCGCTTGCAGAGCGTACCGATGAAGTCAGTGTGGTCATACCCGCAGGAAGGGGACTTGAACACAAAGTAAACATGCAAAAATATGGCTCCCTCAAATACGCATGGATTACGGACAAAGGGGAATTGTACTTTGATTTTCACGGAGAGGTTAAGGGCAATAGCAATTATTTTGAAAGCTACACCATTGCTTATTCCAATAACGTGGCAGGCTCTTTCATCGCTCCGTTTGAGGGACCACATGGCTGGTATTTTAAAAATAATTCCAATGAGGATATTACTGTCAAAATAAAATTGAAAGGACAGTATCTCCCTAAACAATAAAATCATAACAACATCATGACATGTTAAATAAAATCATTCATTTTTCAATTAAGAATAAGTTGGTAATAGGTCTGTTTACCCTGGCATTGATATGCTGGGGTACTTATTCCGTTACCAAACTTCCGATAGATGCCACACCTGATATCACGGATAATCAAGTTATGGTCATCACGGTGTCGCCTACATTGGCGGCACAGGAAGTGGAGCAACTGGTAACCTTTCCTGTGGAACAGACAATGGTCAGTATTCCGGGGATCAAGGACATGCGTTCCTTTTCACGTTTCGGACTATCCATTGTTACCATTGTTTTTAACGAAGGGGTAGATATATACTGGGGGCGACAGCAGGTGCAGGAACGCCTGACCATAGCCTCAAAGAATATTCCAGAGGGAGTTGGAACGCCGGAAATGGCCCCTGTTACCACAGGGTTGGGCGAAATATTCCAGTATGTGATCCACCCCAAGAAAGGTTATGAGGATAAGTATGATGCTACTGAACTCAGAACCATCCAGGACTGGATTATCAAACGGCAGTTATTGGGAACACCGGGAGTTGCCGAAGTGAGCGGCTTTGGAGGTTTTGTAAAGCAATATCAAATTGCAGTAGACCCTGATAAGCTGGCAAGTCAGAATATTACCATATCCGATATATTCACAGCACTGGAAAAGAACAACCAGAACACCGGGGGAGCGTATATTGACAAGGGGCCGAACGCTTATTTTATCCGTAGTGAGGGCCTGGTAAAGAACATTGAAGAAATTAAAAACATCGTTGTTAAAAAAGAAGGTGGTGCGCCCGTGTTCATCCGCGATGTTGCCCAGGTGGGTTTTGGCATCGGCCCCCGCTATGGTGCAGCTACCAGGAACGGACAGGGTGAAACGGTTACGGGTATCGTTATGATGCTGAAAGGAGCCAATTCATCAGCAGTTATTTCCAACGTAAAGGCGAAAATCGCTGAAATACAGAAAAGTCTTCCGGAAGGCGTTGAAATAGAACCATTCCTTGACCGCAAAAAACTGGTAGATGGGGCTATTTCAACGGTTTCGACCAATCTTATTGAGGGAGCTTTGATCGTGGTCTTTGTGCTGATTTTATTTCTGGGAAATCTTCGTGGCGGGCTTGTGGTCGCATCGGTCATTCCTTTGGCAATGCTCTTCGCCATCTGTATGATGAACCTGTTTGGTGTTTCCGGTAACCTGATGAGCCTTGGAGCGATTGACTTCGGGATCATTGTCGATGGAACAGTTATCATAGTGGAGGCAGTCATGCACCGAATAACCGGAAGCAGAGCCCGTTATGGTGGGGTGGAAAAACTCACCCAGGACCAGATGGATGAAGAGGTCTATGAAAGCTCACGCAAAATCCGTTCGGCTGCTGCATTCGGCGAAATCATTATCCTTATCGTTTACCTCCCACTGTTGGCATTGGTTGGCGTGGAGGGCAAAATGTTCACGCCAATGGCTCAAACGGTGTCTTTCGCCATTTTAGGAGCCTTTATCCTTTCTTTTACTTATGTTCCTATGATGTCTGCTTTGGTGTTAAGCAAGAAAACCGTGCATAAGCAAAACTTTTCCGACCGGATGATGAAGGCTATACAGAAAGTGTACGCTCCGATCATCAATGGTGCAATGAAGCGCAAACTTCTGGTGGTATCCATTGCGGTTGCACTGTTTGTTATCACGCTCATCACCTTCAACAGAATGGGCGGTGAATTTATCCCGCAGTTGGACGAGGGTGATTTTGCCGTGGAAACAAGGGTTCCCGTTGGAAGTTCGATAAATCAGATGATAAGCGTTTCCCAAAAGGCACAAACCATCTTGCTGAAGAATTATCCCGAAGTGAAACAGGTGGTCAATAAAATAGGTTCCGGTGAAATCCCTACTGATCCCATGCCGATTGAAGCGGGAGATATGATGGTAGTGTTAAAGCCTAAGAAAGAATGGACAAGTGCAGAAACACGGGAAGAGCTTATTGAAAAGATGCAGCAATCCCTGTCTGTTATCCCAAATGCGACGTTCAGCTTCCAGCAGCCCATCCAAATGCGCTTCAACGAACTTTTAACCGGTGCAAAACAGGATGTGGTATTGAAAATTTATGGAGAGAACCTGGATGTATTATCCGATTTGGCTTCTGAAGTGGGTAGGAAAATCAAGTCCATTGAGGGCGTTGAAGACCTGTATGTAGAAGAAATAACCGGTTTGCCACAAATCAACATCAAGTTCAACCGCGATAAGATCGGGCAGTACGGAATGAACGTAGAAGATGTAAACAGTGCTATCTCAGCGGGATTTGCGGGCGAGGTAGCAGGTCTGGTCTATGAGGGAGAGCGCCGGTTTGATCTGGTGGTCAGGCTCGACAGTGCTTCCCGCGTGGATATTACCGATGTACAGAACCTGTTTGTGAGTACACCGGATGGGCAACAAATCCCTTTAAGCGAAGTTGCAGAAATCAGCTTTAAGCCAGGCCCTGTGCAGATACAACGGGATAACGCTAAAAGACGGATCACGGTAGGCTTTAATGTCCGTAACCGCGACGTTAAGAGTATCGTAAAGGATATTCAGGATGTTATTGCTGCCAAGGTAAAAATGCCTGCGGGTTATTATGTGACCTATGGCGGACAGTTCAAAAACCTCGAAGAAGCCAATGCCCGGCTTGCAGTTGCGTTACCCGTAGCCTTGCTGCTGATTTTGGTGCTTTTATATTTCACTTTCCATTCTTTAAAGCAGGGATTGCTGATATTCAGTGCCATCCCATTATCGGCTATCGGTGGCGTGTTCGCATTGCTTATACGGGATATGCCTTTCAGTATATCTGCCGGGGTGGGATTTATCGCGCTCTTTGGAGTTGCCGTCTTGAATGGTATTGTATTGATTGCAGAGTTCAACCGACTGGAGAAAGACGGTATATCGGACATTTATGAGCGGGTGCGTATTGGCACAAGTGTAAGGCTTAGACCCGTGTTGATGACGGCAACGGTGGCCTCATTGGGCTTTCTGCCAATGGCATTATCATCATCATCAGGTGCGGAAGTACAGCGTCCATTGGCAACCGTAGTAATAGGTGGATTGATTACAGCTACGGCGCTGACTTTGGTCGTGTTGCCGGTGCTATACATCTATTTTACCCGTCCTCCTAAAAACAAGAAGATGAAAACCGTACCTGTAACAATTTTACTTTTCGGGTTATTCCTGTTGCCGATGCTCGGCAATGCACAAACCCCAACAAGAGCATTGACCTTGCAGCAATCCATTGATGAAGCCTTGAAGAATAACGCACAGGTAAGAATTGCTAATTACGATATCAATTTACAGCAGGCGCTCAAAAAAGGCAGCGTTACAATGCCCAAGACGGAATTGTCTTATACACAGGGTGTCGTCAGTAATCCCACTATAACGGATAACCTGCTCAATGTCGGACAACGCATAGACTTCCCAACGGTGTACGGCAACCAGTCGAAGCTGGCGCAAGAGAAAATAAAGAGTAGCCAGGCATATAAAGCCGTGACAGAAAATGACCTGGCACGTAGCGTGAAACTGGCGTATGTTCAGTACCAATACGCATTGGAACGAAAAACACTTTTGGTGCAGCTCGATAGTATCTATGTAAAACTAAGCAAGGCCAGCAATTCAAGGTATAGAACAGGGGAATCGACCAGTTTAGAGAACATTACCTCATCGGTTCAGTCCAAGCAGATCCAAAATGAACTTGAAAGAAGTGAGGCCGATATTAAAATCGCCAAACAGCTTCTCCAAACACTTCTCAACACTACGGACGATATTACCATTGCTGATACCGTACTGGTTGCAAAAGAGCTATCGTTGCCGCAGCAAAGTGTTTCGCCTGCGGACAACCCATTGTTAAGCTATCTGCAACAGGAAATTGCGGTAAACCAACGGAATACGGCTTTGGAGAAAAGTAAAATGTTGCCCGACATTATTCTTGGATTTAGCAGTCAAACATACAGAGGGACACAATTCATAGACGGTGCTGAGCGAACTTTTACGGGAAGAGACAGGTTTAACTTTTTTCAGGTTGGAGCAGCCATTCCTTTATTTCCGGGCGGTTACAGATCAAGGGTAAACGCCTCCAGGATCAGTGAGCAGAAGGCAAAGGCAGAAGTGGAACTTACTGCTACGAACCTGAACGGAAAACTGAGAGAGCTGGTGCAGGAGTACACCAAATACCAGAAGTCGCTCACCTATTATCAGCAAGAGGCTTTGCCGCAGGCTGATTTGATTATAAAGAACTCCGATAAAAGTTTCAGGAGCGGTGATATTTCTTATACCCAGTATTTGCAGAACCTCACCCTATCCAGCAATATCCATTCGGAATACCTGGATAACCTGTATAACTATAACCAGATAGTGATTTCAATAGAAGCGATTTTAGGAAACAAGTAATCAAAATTTTTTAAGCAATGACAAAATTATCAATAAAATATTTGCCGCTACTGCTCTTCGCAATGATAGCAGTATCCTCTTGCAAAGACAAAAAGGAGGGCAACACGGAAGGTAAAGAAGTTCCCGAACAGGCGACGACCGACACCGCGGCAAATGGTGTTAAAACCATCACGTTTACAGCCGACCAATTTAAGTTATCCGATATTCAAACAGGGGCAGTCGAAAGCCGCAACCTCAGTAGCATTATAAAAATGACAGGTGTCATCAATGCTAAACCCGGAAGTGTTGCCTCTGTATCAGCGCCTTTAGGCGGATACATTAAAACATCCGGTTTACTACCTGGACAGCAGGTAAGAAAGGGACAGGTATTAGCCACACTGGAAAACCCTGAATTTATTTCTATCCAGCAACAATACTTAGAGAGCATAGGTCGGCTTGAATATTTAGATGAGGAATACAAAAGACAACAGCAACTAAGGGAGGAAGATGTCAACGCTACCAAAACTTTCCAGCAGGTAAGCTCCGACCTGAAAGTAATGAAAGCCAAAATTTCGGGATTGGAACAGCAGATGGCTTTGATAGGGATCAGTAGTTCGGCTTTGAAGAAAAGCAACAGCATTTCAAGAACGGCAAACATATATGCCCCTATATCCGGATATGTAAAAACAAGTAATGTGGACATCGGAAAATATGTAGCATCCACCGATGTACTTTTTGAAATTATGGGAACAAGCGACCTGCATCTTGCATTGAATGCCTTTGAGAAAGATTTAGGTAAGATCCGTATAGGACAATCGGTTAAATTCTCCTTATCCAACGAAAACAAATATGACAGAACAGCAAAGGTATATCTCGTTGGACAGGCTGCTAACGACAATAAGATGATACCTGTGCATTGCCGTTTTACCCAGGAATCCGGCTTACTTCCGGGCATGTATGTAAAGGCATTACTTGAAACCGGTACGGCACAACAGAGCGCAGTTCCATCCGAGGCCCTCGTCCAGTTGGAGGGAACGGACTATATTATTGTTGAGACAAAACAGGAAAAAGGCAACCACACGTTCCAATTAATCCCGGTTTCAAAAGGTGTAGAGCAGACAGGCTATACAGCTATTGAATTGCCATCAACAGTCGATGCAGGGCAGCTCACTGTTGTTGTCAAAAACGCTTATACTATTTTATCCGCAATTAGAAATGCCGAGGAAGAAGAATAAAAGGAAAAGGAGATTTGTACCTCCGCCCCCAAAGAAAGGAGGTATAAATCAAAGGCGTTCGTCAAAAATATTGAAGTACGTTCTGATTGCTCTTGGAATAATTCTGCTTATAGTTTTACTAATAGTATCAGTCGTTATATCAAACATAGGGACAGGACACACTCATTAAAATCCTGATAATATGAATTATTTACAAACTTTTTTTTCCCGGCAATTCTTTTGGGAAATCATACGCATCATTACAGTGGGCATTGCCAGCCTTCTGTATTATTTAGAAATCATACCACTTCCTGTCCTGCTGGCAGCAACGGCTTTTGGTTTATACTCATTACTGAAAACTGCTGTACTGGAACTTATCAGAGAGCGGAAAATCGGGACGGAATTATTTATTTCTATTGCAGTCATTGTATCTGTCATAGGTAAAGAATACCTGGCGGGTTCAGTGGTGTTGATGATCATCCTGATTGCTGAATATATTGCCAGTGCAAGCGGTGAAAGAGCCAGAGCCTCCATCAAGGAACTGATCGGCTCTGTACCACAGACAGCCATTTTAAAAAAAGACGGCAAAGAGCAATCCGTATCCATTGCATCGCTCACGGTAGGTGATGTTTTGGTAGTAAAGGCGGGTGAAAAAATACCCGTTGATGGCAAGGTGCTGGCCGGTTCGGGATCAGTAAACCAGGCCCCCATAACAGGCGAAAGCGTACCCGTGGAAAAAACCTCCGGGATAGATGTTTTTGCGGGTACGATACTGGAGTTAGGTGCTTTGGACGTAGAAATGACCAAAGCGGGAAAGGACACGGTATTTTCAAGGATCATCGCTTTGGTAGAAGAAGCGGAAAGTAGTAAAGCCCCGATTGAAAAATTGACGGATAAGGTAGCCGCATGGCTGATACCATTTGTTTTCCTTTTTGTAATAGGCGTTTACTTAGTTACTAAAGATGTAAAGCTGGTCATTGCCCTGCTTATTTTCACTTCGCCTGCTGAATTAGGGCTGGCTACTCCTTTGGTAACCATTTCAGCCATAGCCAGGGCTGCCAGAGAGGGTATCCTTGTTAAAGGCGGTAAATTCCTGGAAGAACTGGCAAAGATAGAAACCATCGTTTTTGATAAAACCGGCACATTGACCATAGGCAAACCGACTGTTAACCAAATTGAAATATTGGATGATCGATTTACCGAGAGGGACTTGGTGCAGTTGGCGGCTTCAGCCGAAAACCGTTCCAGTCATCCCCTTGCCAACGCGATACTGATGTTTGCGAAAAATCTGGGTGTTTCACTATCGGAGCCTACGGCTTTCGATGTATTCAAAGGAAAAGGTATCAGTTCAGTCATAAACGGCAAAAAGGTATTAATTGGTAATAAAACGCTGATGGACGACCATACG
The genomic region above belongs to Chitinophaga sp. 180180018-3 and contains:
- a CDS encoding HupE/UreJ family protein; its protein translation is MLLLITGSVYAHGVDGDTQAFLSGNSGVAFVPFLYIGAKHMLTGYDHLLFLVGVIFFLYRPKEVLLYVSFFTIGHSITLLLGVLADMAINAYLIDAIIALSIVYKGFDNLGGFQRFLGYQPNTKAAVLIFGLFHGFGLASKLQELNFDRTGLLTNLIGFNIGVEIGQFIALALVLFIITNWRRSPSFMKFSTLTNTLLMAAGFLLFGYQLVGYFNS
- a CDS encoding nitroreductase, translated to MQERYNIEEFNEILLHRRSIYPYQYAKGKVIPDAIIWQILENANRAPNHKQTEPWRFCVFSGGGLKYFGQLQAGIYREFAADSYQQDRYKKLIEYPLMSSHVISIGMKRSGADKLPEIEEVEAVACAVQNMFLTVTAYGLGCYWTTAGITYFEEAKSHFGLERADKLLGFLYIGYVEKPVTAISKRKPIGSKVNWIDNIEGIKPPD
- a CDS encoding CusA/CzcA family heavy metal efflux RND transporter, whose protein sequence is MLNKIIHFSIKNKLVIGLFTLALICWGTYSVTKLPIDATPDITDNQVMVITVSPTLAAQEVEQLVTFPVEQTMVSIPGIKDMRSFSRFGLSIVTIVFNEGVDIYWGRQQVQERLTIASKNIPEGVGTPEMAPVTTGLGEIFQYVIHPKKGYEDKYDATELRTIQDWIIKRQLLGTPGVAEVSGFGGFVKQYQIAVDPDKLASQNITISDIFTALEKNNQNTGGAYIDKGPNAYFIRSEGLVKNIEEIKNIVVKKEGGAPVFIRDVAQVGFGIGPRYGAATRNGQGETVTGIVMMLKGANSSAVISNVKAKIAEIQKSLPEGVEIEPFLDRKKLVDGAISTVSTNLIEGALIVVFVLILFLGNLRGGLVVASVIPLAMLFAICMMNLFGVSGNLMSLGAIDFGIIVDGTVIIVEAVMHRITGSRARYGGVEKLTQDQMDEEVYESSRKIRSAAAFGEIIILIVYLPLLALVGVEGKMFTPMAQTVSFAILGAFILSFTYVPMMSALVLSKKTVHKQNFSDRMMKAIQKVYAPIINGAMKRKLLVVSIAVALFVITLITFNRMGGEFIPQLDEGDFAVETRVPVGSSINQMISVSQKAQTILLKNYPEVKQVVNKIGSGEIPTDPMPIEAGDMMVVLKPKKEWTSAETREELIEKMQQSLSVIPNATFSFQQPIQMRFNELLTGAKQDVVLKIYGENLDVLSDLASEVGRKIKSIEGVEDLYVEEITGLPQINIKFNRDKIGQYGMNVEDVNSAISAGFAGEVAGLVYEGERRFDLVVRLDSASRVDITDVQNLFVSTPDGQQIPLSEVAEISFKPGPVQIQRDNAKRRITVGFNVRNRDVKSIVKDIQDVIAAKVKMPAGYYVTYGGQFKNLEEANARLAVALPVALLLILVLLYFTFHSLKQGLLIFSAIPLSAIGGVFALLIRDMPFSISAGVGFIALFGVAVLNGIVLIAEFNRLEKDGISDIYERVRIGTSVRLRPVLMTATVASLGFLPMALSSSSGAEVQRPLATVVIGGLITATALTLVVLPVLYIYFTRPPKNKKMKTVPVTILLFGLFLLPMLGNAQTPTRALTLQQSIDEALKNNAQVRIANYDINLQQALKKGSVTMPKTELSYTQGVVSNPTITDNLLNVGQRIDFPTVYGNQSKLAQEKIKSSQAYKAVTENDLARSVKLAYVQYQYALERKTLLVQLDSIYVKLSKASNSRYRTGESTSLENITSSVQSKQIQNELERSEADIKIAKQLLQTLLNTTDDITIADTVLVAKELSLPQQSVSPADNPLLSYLQQEIAVNQRNTALEKSKMLPDIILGFSSQTYRGTQFIDGAERTFTGRDRFNFFQVGAAIPLFPGGYRSRVNASRISEQKAKAEVELTATNLNGKLRELVQEYTKYQKSLTYYQQEALPQADLIIKNSDKSFRSGDISYTQYLQNLTLSSNIHSEYLDNLYNYNQIVISIEAILGNK
- a CDS encoding efflux RND transporter periplasmic adaptor subunit is translated as MTKLSIKYLPLLLFAMIAVSSCKDKKEGNTEGKEVPEQATTDTAANGVKTITFTADQFKLSDIQTGAVESRNLSSIIKMTGVINAKPGSVASVSAPLGGYIKTSGLLPGQQVRKGQVLATLENPEFISIQQQYLESIGRLEYLDEEYKRQQQLREEDVNATKTFQQVSSDLKVMKAKISGLEQQMALIGISSSALKKSNSISRTANIYAPISGYVKTSNVDIGKYVASTDVLFEIMGTSDLHLALNAFEKDLGKIRIGQSVKFSLSNENKYDRTAKVYLVGQAANDNKMIPVHCRFTQESGLLPGMYVKALLETGTAQQSAVPSEALVQLEGTDYIIVETKQEKGNHTFQLIPVSKGVEQTGYTAIELPSTVDAGQLTVVVKNAYTILSAIRNAEEEE
- a CDS encoding heavy metal translocating P-type ATPase yields the protein MTELAIPNDRARWSFSDIWEKHGAAIITALCLLFILLAWWAGKQNMPTAEIILFILAYVVGGHQKAIEGLTTLFKEKDLDVDLLMVVAAIGAASIGYWMDGAILIFIFSLSGTLEDYTMEKTNRDIRSIMKLRPEEAVLLENGVERKIKVEALKKGDVILVRPGDRISADGIITGGYSAINEASITGEGIPADKKKGDEVYSGTINGQGALEIEVTKPSEETVLSKIIHLVQEAKNEKPPSQLFVERFESIYAKVVVLVAILLMVLPPYLFNWTWSDTIYRAMIFLVVASPCALVSSIMPAILSGISNAARKGVLFKGGVHLENIGGVKVVAFDKTGTLTYGKPKVIDIVPFSGMSTDDLLQITASVETLSEHPIAKAIVREAKDKKLDLSKPKELQAIHGLGVHGILNGKEYKIGKRDLLKDINITDEDQKRATGIEEQGRTVIFVAADGHAIGLISVEDTIRPQARKVIEELKSKGIKTVLLTGDTQITGKAIGKQAGINLVYSELLPDQKVDAVKKLGEKYGKVAMVGDGVNDAPALATASVGIAMGSGGTDVAMETADIILMADNIENIPFAINLGRRASSVIKQNIVFAIAVALTLITLNFIGEGKISLPEGVVGHEGSTVLVILSGLRLLR
- a CDS encoding cation-translocating P-type ATPase translates to MNYLQTFFSRQFFWEIIRIITVGIASLLYYLEIIPLPVLLAATAFGLYSLLKTAVLELIRERKIGTELFISIAVIVSVIGKEYLAGSVVLMIILIAEYIASASGERARASIKELIGSVPQTAILKKDGKEQSVSIASLTVGDVLVVKAGEKIPVDGKVLAGSGSVNQAPITGESVPVEKTSGIDVFAGTILELGALDVEMTKAGKDTVFSRIIALVEEAESSKAPIEKLTDKVAAWLIPFVFLFVIGVYLVTKDVKLVIALLIFTSPAELGLATPLVTISAIARAAREGILVKGGKFLEELAKIETIVFDKTGTLTIGKPTVNQIEILDDRFTERDLVQLAASAENRSSHPLANAILMFAKNLGVSLSEPTAFDVFKGKGISSVINGKKVLIGNKTLMDDHTIPVSVNSKNQTDTAIYMAVDGSAASVFYVSDAIRPGAKEMIEELKRSGVKNIIMLTGDNQQTAGHVSQQLGITSFRADMLPEDKIRAIQDLQANGEKVAMVGDGINDAPALVQANVGISMGMVGTQAAMEAADIVLVEDKLEKIARSKAISKKAFRTIKENIIGGVGIVHVVGITLVLLGVLGPVQAAIIHLLPDTLVFLNSIKLLRIKI